GTATCTTTGACGGGCAGGTTGTGTTTCATCTTTCCCTCGCTTGATCACCTCTGAGCTTTGACATTTTGGACAGCATACTCCTGTCGCCCATCTCATCTGTCTGACTGTTTCGTAACATTTTTCATCATCAATGAGATGGCTTAAATTCACACTCAGCATACTGTTCGCTGCTTCTAGATTTCGCTACAATTTTATCAATTTATTCCTTTGCCTCTCCTCCCCGAAACTCCTATTGAGCCTATTTTTTTATCAAACTTTGATTAGCTAGGGTAAAAATTGCCTATGCACAGCTAGATAAGTACAGAGAGTTCGACACTTTATGTTCAACACGATGTTTTAGCAATGGGCAAATCATCTCCAGCTTTTAGTGTTAATCTCGCATCTACAGTAGAGAGAAATTCAGTTTTGCCTTGAAGTAAAATCAGCCATTCATGAAGTTATTGGTCATCCTATCGTTAAGATTTAGTATTTTGTCTTGGAGAAAGAATGTGTTCAATCTGGATATTTTTACCAGCAATAATTTGCTCAATTTTTTCTAGCTGATATACTTATTTCTTGAGAAAGTTCATATATACTCGACGCAACTTTTGGGTTTTAGGATTTAAAAAATGATTTAACTACACCAAGGTTGTTGACACAAAAGGCTTTAGGGATTTTCAGTAGCAACTTATATTTCTGGTTACAACGTTGTAACCAGAAATATAAACCAGAATAATCCACTCAAAAAGTTGCAAGTTCCAAAAAATGTTGTATTGTAAAACAGCTTTGTCAAAACTGCCCAAAAGCTATGACTAAAATTATTGCATTATTTAATCAAGCTGGCGGAGTTGGTAAGTCTACAGTTACCCAAAACTTGGGCTATCACCTTGCTTTAAGAGATCATCGAGTCCTATTAGTAGACATGGACCCGCAAGCTTCATTAACTATTTTCATGGGGATTGATATTACAAATTTACAGGACACAATCTACGATGCACTTATCGCAGAGGAACCAGAAAACGAGAATGACCGAGTTGCCATATCGATCTACCCAGAACAGTTACACAAAATGAGTTTGGCTCCCTCATCAGTTGCTTTGGCAAATGCCGAGATCCGCCTAGCCACAGCTATACAGCGTGAATTTCGACTTAAAGAAATTTTAGAACCTATTCTTGATGACTATGACTTTATTCTGATTGATTGTCCACCTAGCCTAGGGCTGTTAAGTATCAATTGTTTAGTAGCTGCAACTCATATGTTAGTGCCAATTGAAACTCAGTACAAAGCTTTAATGGGTACTGATATGTTACTGGGAACATTCCGAACAATTCGCCGTAAGCTGAATAAAAGCTTAGCGATCGCAGGTTTTTTGCCAACGAGATATTGGTCTAGTAACTCCATGGATCGTCATACTCTTGAGTCTATTAATTCACAATTATCCCAGATCGGAACTGTATTCTCTCCTTTACCTCGTGCTACTGCTGTATCTGAAGCATCTCAATATGGTAAGCCTTTTATGGAATACATTAAGAAGAAAAGCGAAAACCACTTAGCGGTTTTAGCAGTTTTTGATGAACTATCGTTAGCAATGGAGGCACTGTAATGCAGAAAAATTTAAATTCTGAGAGAACAAAGTTAAAAAATTTAGCTCCACTCCTGCTTGATGAAGATGAAGATTTTGGATTAAATCGAGAGATTGAAATCAACAAAATTGCTCTCCCCCCTCACCAGCCCCGACGCTACTTTGATCCTGAAAAAATGCAGGAATTAGTTGCTTCGATCAAGCAGCATGGTGTTTTAGAGCCAATTTTATTACGTTCAATAAAATCGGATCAGTACTCTGATCATTATGAGCTAGTTGCTGGAGAAAGACGCTTTAGAGCATGTAAAGGAATTGGACTTTCAAAAATTCCTGCCATTGTCAAAGAGTTATCAGATGAAGAAGCCAGTTTAATTCGATTGGTTGAAAACTTGCATCGAGAGAACCTTAATCCTGTCGAAGAAACCGAAGCTATTTTACAGATTTTGGCTCTGAAGTTAGGAATTTCTCAAGAACAAGCGATCGCTATTTTATATAGGATGCGTCATGAAGTTCGTGGTGAGGTTGACAAGAATACTGTAAGCGATTCAGAAGTTGAAATTATCAAATCAACCTTTGAAGGTTTTGGCTTAATCAAATGGGAAACTTTTATATCCCATCGGTTACCTTTACTAAATTTACCGATGGAAGTGCTAGAAGCACTACGTCAAGGACAAATCGAATACACCAAAGCAACAGCGATCGCTACGGTTAAAGATGCCACTCTGCGACAATCATTATTAAATGAAACTATTAACGAGAGTCTACCACTAGCACAGATCAAGGATAAAATTCGCGATATCAAGGCAGGTCAAATTATTGAAAAACCCGTCACACTCAAGTCTAGGTTTACAAGCTCTATTCAAAAGCTCAAAAAATCACCAGTTTGGAATGACAAGAAAAAGCAAAAGTCCCTAGAAAAACTTATAGCTCAGATTGAAGCTTTAATCGGGCAGGAAGAACCGTCATAAGCTAATAAATCCAAGGAATTAACTTTTTCACAGAAGTACGATAGTTGGCATAGGCAGAAAATTTTTCTGTGAGCCAAACTTCTTCTTTTGTCGCTTTAGCATCAAAGAAAATGAATAGAGCGATCGCACCTAGAAAATGTACCCAACTTATTTGCCAACTCGCATAAGTA
This portion of the Pseudanabaena sp. ABRG5-3 genome encodes:
- a CDS encoding transposase; its protein translation is MLSVNLSHLIDDEKCYETVRQMRWATGVCCPKCQSSEVIKRGKDETQPARQRYQCKTCNANFDDLTDTIFAGHHQPLRMWILCLYLMG
- a CDS encoding ParA family protein; its protein translation is MTKIIALFNQAGGVGKSTVTQNLGYHLALRDHRVLLVDMDPQASLTIFMGIDITNLQDTIYDALIAEEPENENDRVAISIYPEQLHKMSLAPSSVALANAEIRLATAIQREFRLKEILEPILDDYDFILIDCPPSLGLLSINCLVAATHMLVPIETQYKALMGTDMLLGTFRTIRRKLNKSLAIAGFLPTRYWSSNSMDRHTLESINSQLSQIGTVFSPLPRATAVSEASQYGKPFMEYIKKKSENHLAVLAVFDELSLAMEAL
- a CDS encoding ParB/RepB/Spo0J family partition protein; translation: MQKNLNSERTKLKNLAPLLLDEDEDFGLNREIEINKIALPPHQPRRYFDPEKMQELVASIKQHGVLEPILLRSIKSDQYSDHYELVAGERRFRACKGIGLSKIPAIVKELSDEEASLIRLVENLHRENLNPVEETEAILQILALKLGISQEQAIAILYRMRHEVRGEVDKNTVSDSEVEIIKSTFEGFGLIKWETFISHRLPLLNLPMEVLEALRQGQIEYTKATAIATVKDATLRQSLLNETINESLPLAQIKDKIRDIKAGQIIEKPVTLKSRFTSSIQKLKKSPVWNDKKKQKSLEKLIAQIEALIGQEEPS